The Aspergillus oryzae RIB40 DNA, chromosome 5 genome segment AACCTTCAAGCGATACACGGGCTGGTATTTCTGGAGCCTGTTCATCGCGTCCTGTAGCCTTATTCCGCATGGCCTaggcttcattttctttatttatcCACTTGGAATTAGCGCTTATGTTTCTGTCACATTGATTATTATAAGCTGGGTCTGCATGGTAACAGGACACTCGCTCATATTATGGTCGCGTCTCCATCTGGTCGTGCAGGCACGCAAGCTTCTCCGATTCCTTCTCGTTATGATCCTTGTCGATGCCGTTGCATTTCACGTTCCTACAACTGTTCTCTTGTACGGTGCTCTCCATCCTAACCGAGCCCGGTTTGCGAATGGATACAAAGTAATGGAACATATTCAGCTCATTGGCTTCGCCGTGCAAGAATGCGTCATCTCCTCTATCTACATATGGGAAACCTCGAAATTGCTACGGCTTCGCCCAGACCGACTCCACTATACGATTCTGACCCAACTACTgggcatcaatatcatcattctgATCCTCGACGTGGCCGTCGTTGGGATCGAGTATGCGGGACTCTACGCTCTGCAAGTGATGTTCAAGCCGGTTGCATACAGTATCAAGTTCAAATTGGAATATGCCATCCTGGGGAAACTGATCCAGATTGCGAGGGTATCCATGTCAAGCGAAGAGCCGTTATCGTCCAATTCACAGGGACCCGATatcccttcctcttctcagATCAGCTCACATGCGAATACTGGTCTTGGCCATGATTTTCCTGTGCTTCGTTCATGCACATTCTGTGCATTTTGTACAGGCTTTCGCAGGCATGCCCGCCATCGGTCACGCGTTTAACAGGCGTTGAACTCGTCCCGCATCTTTCTCAGATGACCGGACGGCTCATCTAGCCTTGGCTTTATTGGGTAGAACACAATGAGTGCACTGTATTGACACTGCATTTTTTTCAAATTCAACATATTATTGCCAACAGCCTCCTCGGACTGTATGACGACCTGAACGACACGCTCATAATTGCGGACGAAGATTATATACACGTTGTGCACGATGCCTAGAGCGTATGCTACTACCAGGATACTCCACCCTTTAGATACTTGCCCTCTTTACATGTCTCTCCGACAGCACTTTCCGAGCTCGCTGATGTGTCGATTGCCAACGGGAATATCGCATACTCTTCCTGGCGAGAGGGTTATTTATTGGCTGACGACCGCAAGGCAAAGGCGGATTTAGTACCATTGTGGAGAATGAATCCAATATTATAAGACATTGGAGTTCTCTATCTCATGCTTCGTTAAACGTTTGTGCCACATGCATTCGCCGCGTATCAAAACTTAGGAAGGTAGGATCGCCAGTAGCCCGCATTTCTTTTGGCACAATGATTCCTGTTGATCTGCCGTATACTCTGTGACTAGTAACCTTGAAGACATAAGACCAATTGGTTGTTGGCAAGCCCTTGCCGACCGTGTCACGAATGTCCATCTCTACAGATATGCTACGGTATAAGCAATAACATTCCTTCCACTATGGCTTTTTCAATGCTGGACAGGAACAACGATACAATAATGTCTATTTTACTCGTCGATTGATATGCCGAGTCGAGCCTATCTTATCGGAATCTCGGGATGTCATCCCGAAGCAAGTACCCTGGGGGGTTTTTATATACGTACTCGATGTCTTGTCGGGCTTTGCCAACCATTACTCCCGATGTGTACCATGTGTGCCTGGTAGACCGAACTATTCCATGGTGGTCATGTGGACACTATCCGATTTTCCTTGCTAACGCCTTCTTGGTTCAACTACCCATCCAAGAGACGGTAAGGCTGGAGAGAGCGGATCTTGGAATAAGCTCGTTGAGAGTCTAGCCAAATCCCCAGCGATGTCTATGTGTGTTCCTGGTGGCCGTGGGCTTCATAAAACCAGCCCTGTGGGGAAAGTTGGCTCCATCAATAAAGCGATTTGCTGCGGCTCCAAATCTTAAATTAATTCTCTGCTAGGCACAATCGATGTTATGCATGTCTcattctttgtcttctacGCAGTGTAAAACTAGTGTCATTATAACCTGTAGGGAGGTAAAGAATAGCTGACTCAAGCAGATACGACTGGAGGTGCTCTCATTTTTCTTACCAAATTCGGATAAACTGGTCTGTGCACGCATTCCATGCTACATGCAGTCTATAGCTTCACACGGTGACCCGAGGTGCTCGGGTCTTAAACCCGATTGTCGAATTCGGTTTTCCATAATCCGGCTTACCAGCTACACGAGTCTTGGCTCGGAGTCTTGATCTAGAAAATCCGAGCTTCGGCATAGCTTGGACGTCGGATATCAGAGCCTAGATCCTTGGCATAGTCCAGGGGCGCGATCCCCAACACGGTTTCTACGCCTATCAAGGCTGTTGATGGCGATCCGGGGGCCCGATATCTTCGGAGAAGCGATCCACCTGTCCAAAACCGGTCAATATCTGGAGAAGGGGAGTCGCTTAATACTCGAGACTAGCGATGATCGACTGCTAGTAAGGGTTTCGGTCTTGGTTCTCAAAGGGCTCCGCTACAACCCTCACTTGCAACTCTCGATATAAAGAGGAGTGGAGATGGCAACAGGAGACACATAACTCTACGCAGACACTACTATCGAAAACTTCCACCGGAGTCGCAATTCCTATTCTCGTCGCGTCAAACTCAATCCCGTCCAAAGGCGCTGCGCGGTATCAATCACAATCACCAGAACTCGGTGAGCGATGTCACCGATATCCATCTTTCAAGATGCCTTAGGCCGCTCTAGAACACGAGATGGCAGCGACTCAGGTAAGCATCGCCATTAACCAAAGATAGGCATGGACTGATGGCAGTGGAGTAGATGAACAGATCTCCGATGAGAACCCTATCACAGTGACATGGGATGGAGAACACGACTCGGCTAATCCGTACAACTGGTCGCCTGCTCAAAAATGGACGTTGACCCTCCTCGCCGTATTCACCACATACATTACAATGATGAACGGTACAATCATCACAACCGCCCACGCTGCAATCACCGAGGAGTTTCATGTCGCAGACGACGCGTTTCCCCACTCTTACTGGCCTGTGACATCGTGGGCGTTGGGAGGATGCTGTTCCTCACTATTCATTCTTCCCTTGATGGAGGATCACGGTGTCCGACCGATCTTCCTATCAGCACATGTAGTGTTCATGTGCTTTCTCGTCCCCCAGGCCGTGGCACAGAACTTCGCTACTCTTGTGGTGACAAGATTCTTCGCTGGCAGCAGTGTCGCGGTTCTGGCTAATACATCGGCCTCGGTCATTGGTAATATCTGGGAGACGGAAAAATCACGGTCAATCCCCGTGAGCTTGTACATCTTCTCCTACTTAGCGGGCAGCAGTACGGGTCCTGTTATTGGTGGTGCGATCTTCAAAGGATTGACATGGAGATGGATTGGATATCTCCAGTTGATCTGGTTTGGTGCACTGCTTCCGGTGTAttacttcctcttcaaagaGTCGCGTGGTGCTGTCATACTCGCTACTCGTGCTCAAGCCTTGAGGAAACAGGGAAAACCAGCCTTCACTCTgctggagatggaggggcagaCGGGTTCGGCCTTCAGTGGCTTCGTTCAAAGTTCGACAAGACCCCTGGTACTGGTATGCACAGAATCTGTGGTCCTAGTTTCTACACTTTGGTCCGCCTTCACTGTGGGCACtctgttccttttcaccCAGTCCGCAGAGCAGGTCTTTGTGGACTTGTATGGCTGGAGTAATACCCAGGCGGGTTATGTACAAGCGGCCATTGTGATCGGAGAAATCATCGGATGGCTAATCAACCTATTCTCCGCCAGGCTCTATTTTGGTTCTGCTTCGCGCAACACTGAGTCTCCGGGTGTTCCAATTCCGGAAGCCAGAGTGTATTTAGCGGTGGTTGGAGGCGTGTTTGGAATTGCGGGTGGCATGTTCACCTATGCTTGGACCTCCTTCGCCCATATCCCTTGGATAGCCCCGGCCATTGGCCTGGCCATGGTGGGAGCCGGCAGTGTGATCGTCGTGGCAGGCGTCTCGGACTATGTGGTAGACTCATATAGCAAGTACGCCGGCAGTGCGATGGGTGCTGTCGCCACAGGCGAGAAGCTTTTCTCGGCTTTGCTTCCTCTGGCGACCATGAGTATGTACACTAACCTTGGATTCCAATGGGCCAGCACGACATTGGCATTTATCTCCTTGGTACTCTCCCTTGCGCCAACCTTGATGTTTGTCTGGGGGAAGCAAATCCGCGCACGAAGTCCTTTCATCATGGAGGCAGCGATGAGCTCGGAGCATAAGGGTGCTCATTCTGTCTAGGGGGTTAACCGCACTATATGCCTGACCATTAACGTGCTATGAATCACTGAAGCTGAAAAGCAATAGATAGAGATCCAAAGACCTACAGAGGAACGAACAATTAAACAATTTCCATCGCTACAAAGACGTGATGCATAGCATATATGCGGTCGAAGATGATGTATGAAACTGCGAAATCTTAGGACAATAGACCCCCAAGATGCACATTGAATAACGGTGGGCTAGTCTGCTCGAGGACAAAACGGGATGACTTGCGAATGATACCAATAGACATGGGCCTCGCATCAgtttgtctctttttcttagGTTTGACTAGGTGACGTTGTCTAGAGGCTGGTGAACGATCAACCTCAAAGGGCTTCCGACGGATGAGGGTTTGAATCAACGCATGGGTGAGTGTGATTCATGCTGTAACCTAAGCACCCTCAAGCGACGAAATAATGGTTGCGCAAGCGGTCAACTCATCGACACCCTCGGGCGCGCGTTGGTGGGATAAACTATACATCATAGGAATAGCGTAAGGTAATTTAAGTTTAAGATATTAGAGATAGATGGAATTCATCCTGCGTGACGAAGGTTGTATACTGGTCGAATTAAACAGTACAAATACAAGTGGCTCTGGTTGCAGTTCGGGCCGCCAGAAATAAGGGTGTATTTCCGTGGGAAACAATGGAGACACTGCAATCAGGCTCAGTATTTTCTTCCATTACTCTAAATATTGCATGGCTGGAACTCCCTTGTATAGTTCAACAAAACGGATATGCGATAGCACCGCCATCCATCCAGTCCAGGCCTGCATTCAAGACGTAGGGCATTTCCGAACCGCCAATTTGATCCACGATAGAGAGGAATTCGTAGGAAGAGATGCCGATAACATTGTCAAGGGGATTGACGCTGGCCGTGAGAGACTGATTTATAGAAGGTGACTGGGCTGAGGACTCTGTGAAGGTTGGAGGCTCTGTGGCAGGCGTTTGTCCTCGGCATTCTTGACTAGGATTCTCATCCGGTCCAGCCTCTGCGAGTCCCCGGCCAGACAAAGTGAGGACTTGTAGACCTTCCTGCTGTACCCGCTTGGCGAACTCCTGGAATAACCCCTCGATACAGCGCAACTCATCCTTTCGTACCTCTGCCACCTTATTCCCACACATGATCATCTCATCGAGGATTGAATGCGCGGACTTACTATACGTGTCATCGTTGGTACCAGGCGGGTAGAGCGTATTCGCCATGGTCAGATGGAGAGCAGCTGCGTAGGTAAATTCGAGATCAAATGGGAGGAAGGTCTCTAGCACCTCGTGAGTTGAACATGTCTACTCTGGTAATGTGTCGACATCATAACGTACCCAAGTGACCATTCTCGTCTGACAATATTTGAAGCGTCTTCTCGGCTGACTTGATACCAATGGATATCAAGGATTTGGGAAGAGCTAGAAACTTTTGCCAGTCTTCCTCTGCACGGCCTAACTTCTCTAGGCGTTCCTTCAGGACCGACAGAAGCAGAGGCCTGGTGGCGACGATGACGCACTAGGACGATATTGGTTAGCATATATGACCAGCTCCCATACATGGGAGATAGGACACCAAAGCAAGTACCTGATGGTATAGTAAAATTAAATGACGCATCTCCTGGGGCACGTTATCCATGGAACTCTGGAAGCTAAtctgcatcatcttctctatcTCCTCAGCATGCTTAGCCATGGCGTGCAGAATATTTCTCGTAATCTCGAGAAACCTCCCAAGCTGGGTCTTCTCGGTCTTGTAGATGGCTATATGCAAGCACGTCAGAGATGAAATGTTGCACAACATAGGTGCAAATGCGCACTCACTACTCAAGATAAAAGACAGCATTTGCGATAGCCTCACCTGAAGGCTAAATGTGATGTCATGAAAGCCCATGCTCGGGGTATTGATCAAGGTGCTAATGTCGCTGTCCTTGGTCGTCATCGGCAATCCCAGCGAGGATGATACGTGTCTGTCCATGGTGTACAAGGACCACCAAAGGTTTCGGCATCGGGTTACCGTCGCTGTGCCAAGTTCCTGTTCAGGAAGCTGGGTGTGTAGGCCCTCCATGTGTGCTATACGTACCGCATGACCAACCTATGAAAGAGAGCGCGTGGGTTAGCAAGGAACATCTCGCCGATCACCCATCCTTACTTGTACGTGAGCTGCCTCTCTGTGGTCTATTGCATACAGATATAGCCCGGCCAGAGCCAAGGCCTCGATGGCCAGCAGACTATCCTTTCCTGTAGAGGTGTGGTTGGGCATGATGGACATAGCACGCGCGAAGAACTTCGCGCCGGGCGGGCTAGATTGGTTTCGAGGTCGTGACACGAACGCATTTCCGAGCGCTAGGACCAAGAGAAATTGTACGAACCAGAAACGGGGTTTGCTGGCCTTCTCCGCCGCGTCACTTGCATAGAATTCATGCATTTGGGAAACAAAGGTATCTTCATCAAAGAATCGGTAC includes the following:
- a CDS encoding fungal specific transcription factor domain-containing protein (predicted protein): MEGLHTQLPEQELGTATVTRCRNLWWSLYTMDRHVSSSLGLPMTTKDSDISTLINTPSMGFHDITFSLQVRLSQMLSFILSTIYKTEKTQLGRFLEITRNILHAMAKHAEEIEKMMQISFQSSMDNVPQEMRHLILLYHQCVIVATRPLLLSVLKERLEKLGRAEEDWQKFLALPKSLISIGIKSAEKTLQILSDENGHLETFLPFDLEFTYAAALHLTMANTLYPPGTNDDTYSKSAHSILDEMIMCGNKVAEVRKDELRCIEGLFQEFAKRVQQEGLQVLTLSGRGLAEAGPDENPSQECRGQTPATEPPTFTESSAQSPSINQSLTASVNPLDNVIGISSYEFLSIVDQIGGSEMPYVLNAGLDWMDGGAIAYPFC
- a CDS encoding putative MFS multidrug transporter (synaptic vesicle transporter SVOP and related transporters (major facilitator superfamily)) translates to MAATQISDENPITVTWDGEHDSANPYNWSPAQKWTLTLLAVFTTYITMMNGTIITTAHAAITEEFHVADDAFPHSYWPVTSWALGGCCSSLFILPLMEDHGVRPIFLSAHVVFMCFLVPQAVAQNFATLVVTRFFAGSSVAVLANTSASVIGNIWETEKSRSIPVSLYIFSYLAGSSTGPVIGGAIFKGLTWRWIGYLQLIWFGALLPVYYFLFKESRGAVILATRAQALRKQGKPAFTLLEMEGQTGSAFSGFVQSSTRPLVLVCTESVVLVSTLWSAFTVGTLFLFTQSAEQVFVDLYGWSNTQAGYVQAAIVIGEIIGWLINLFSARLYFGSASRNTESPGVPIPEARVYLAVVGGVFGIAGGMFTYAWTSFAHIPWIAPAIGLAMVGAGSVIVVAGVSDYVVDSYSKYAGSAMGAVATGEKLFSALLPLATMSMYTNLGFQWASTTLAFISLVLSLAPTLMFVWGKQIRARSPFIMEAAMSSEHKGAHSV